The following proteins are encoded in a genomic region of Oryctolagus cuniculus chromosome 6, mOryCun1.1, whole genome shotgun sequence:
- the SAP30L gene encoding histone deacetylase complex subunit SAP30L gives MNGFSTEEDSREGPPASAANAAAAAAAAAAAPGYGQSCCLIEDGERCVRPAGNASFSKRVQKSISQKKLKLDIDKSVRHLYICDFHKNFIQSVRNKRKRKTSDDGGDSPEHDTDIPEVDLFQLQVNTLRRYKRHYKLQTRPGFNKAQLAETVSRHFRNIPVNEKETLAYFIYMVKSNKSRLDQKSEGSKQLE, from the exons ATGAACGGCTTCAGCACCGAGGAGGACAGCCGCGAAGGGCCCCCAGCCTCCGCCGCCaacgccgccgctgccgccgccgccgccgccgccgccccgggctacggccagagctgctgccTCATCGAGGACGGCGAGCGCTGCGTCCGGCCCGCGGGCAACGCCTCCTTCAGCAAGAGGGTGCAGAAGAGCATCTCGCAGAAGAAACTCAAGCTGGACATCGACAAGAGC GTAAGGCACCTGTATATCTGTGATTTCCACAAAAATTTCATCCAGAGTGTCCGaaataaaaggaagaggaagacaagTGACGATGGTGGAGATTCTCCTGAACACGACACTGACATTCCTGAG GTTGATCTGTTCCAGCTGCAGGTGAACACTCTGCGACGTTATAAGCGACACTACAAGCTGCAGACCAGACCAGGCTTCAATAAGGCCCAGTTAGCAGAA ACTGTCAGCCGACACTTCAGGAACATACCTGTGAATGAAAAAGAGACCCTCGCCTACTTCATCTACATGGTGAAGAGTAACAAGAGTAGACTGGACCAGAAATCAGAGGGCAGCAAGCAGCTTGAGTGA